In Streptomyces nodosus, one DNA window encodes the following:
- the ruvX gene encoding Holliday junction resolvase RuvX, with amino-acid sequence MRRGRRLAIDVGDARIGVASCDPDGILATPVETVPGRDVPAAQRRLRQLVEEYEPIEVVVGLPRSLKGGEGPAAVKVRAFTLDLARSIAPVPVRLVDERMTTVTASQGLRASGVRSKKGRSVIDQAAAVVILQQALESERMSGTSPGEGVDITS; translated from the coding sequence ATGAGAAGAGGACGCCGACTCGCGATCGACGTCGGTGACGCCCGGATCGGGGTCGCCTCCTGCGACCCCGACGGCATCCTCGCCACCCCGGTCGAGACGGTGCCCGGACGGGATGTCCCCGCGGCCCAGCGGAGATTGCGGCAACTCGTCGAGGAGTACGAGCCCATCGAGGTGGTCGTCGGGCTCCCTCGCTCCCTCAAGGGGGGCGAGGGCCCGGCCGCGGTCAAGGTCCGTGCCTTCACCCTGGACCTGGCGCGTTCGATCGCGCCCGTCCCGGTCCGGCTGGTGGACGAGCGGATGACCACGGTGACGGCCAGTCAGGGGCTGCGCGCCTCCGGGGTGCGGTCCAAGAAGGGCCGGTCCGTGATCGACCAGGCGGCCGCCGTCGTCATCCTCCAGCAGGCGCTGGAGTCCGAACGGATGTCGGGAACATCCCCCGGCGAGGGCGTCGACATCACCTCGTGA
- the alaS gene encoding alanine--tRNA ligase: MESAEIRRRWLSFFEERGHTVVPSASLIADDPTLLLVPAGMVPFKPYFLGEVKPPFPRATSVQKCVRTPDIEEVGKTTRHGTFFQMCGNFSFGDYFKEGAIKLAWELLTASQDKGGYGLDPERLWITVYQDDDEAEQIWREVVGVPAERIQRLGMKDNFWSMGVPGPCGPCSEINYDRGPEFGVEGGPAVNDERYVEIWNLVFMQYERGAGIGKDNFEILGDLPSKNIDTGLGLERLAMILQDVQNMYEIDTSMAVIKKATELTGVAYGHAHASDVSLRVVTDHMRTATMLIGDGVTPGNEGRGYVLRRIMRRAIRNMRLLGATGPVVKDLINTVIGMMGQQYPELLTDRERIEKVALAEEAAFLKTLKAGTNILDTAVTDTKASGGTVLAGDKAFLLHDTWGFPIDLTLEMAAEQGLSVDEDGFRRLMKEQRERAKADAQAKKTGHADLGAYREIADAAGETDFIGYTDTEGESTIVGILVDGLSSPAATEGDEVEIVLDRTPFYAEGGGQIGDTGRIKADSGAVIEIRDTQKPVPGVYVHKGVVQVGEVTLGAKAHATIDSLRRKSIARAHSATHLTHQALRDALGPTAAQAGSENQPGRFRFDFGSPSAVPTAVMTDVEQKINEVLARDLDVQAEVMGIDEAKKQGAIAEFGEKYGERVRVVTIGDFSKELCGGTHVHNTAQLGLVKLLGESSIGSGVRRIEALVGVDAYSFLAREHTVVNQLTELLKGRPEELPEKVSAMLGKLKDAEKEIDKFRAEKVLQAAAGLAESARDVRGVAVVTGRVPDGTTPDDLRKLVLDVRGRIQGGRAAVVALFTVNNGKPLTVIATNEAARERGLKAGDLVRTAAKTLGGGGGGKPDVAQGGGQNPAAVPEAVDAVERLVADTAK, from the coding sequence ATGGAGTCGGCTGAGATCCGCCGCCGCTGGTTGAGCTTCTTCGAGGAGCGCGGTCACACCGTCGTCCCTTCGGCGTCGCTCATCGCGGACGACCCGACTCTGCTGCTCGTCCCGGCCGGCATGGTGCCCTTCAAGCCCTACTTCCTGGGTGAGGTCAAGCCGCCGTTCCCACGCGCCACCAGCGTGCAGAAGTGCGTGCGCACGCCGGACATCGAAGAGGTCGGCAAGACCACCCGGCACGGCACGTTCTTCCAGATGTGCGGCAACTTCTCCTTCGGCGACTACTTCAAGGAAGGCGCCATCAAGCTCGCCTGGGAGCTGCTCACCGCGTCCCAGGACAAGGGCGGTTACGGCCTCGACCCCGAGCGTCTGTGGATCACCGTCTACCAGGACGACGACGAGGCCGAGCAGATCTGGCGCGAGGTCGTCGGCGTCCCCGCCGAGCGCATCCAGCGCCTGGGGATGAAGGACAACTTCTGGTCCATGGGCGTCCCCGGACCGTGCGGCCCCTGCTCCGAGATCAACTACGACCGCGGCCCCGAGTTCGGCGTCGAGGGCGGCCCCGCCGTCAACGACGAGCGGTATGTGGAGATCTGGAACCTGGTCTTCATGCAGTACGAGCGCGGCGCGGGCATCGGCAAGGACAACTTCGAGATCCTCGGGGACCTGCCGAGCAAGAACATCGACACGGGCCTCGGCCTGGAGCGGCTCGCCATGATTCTGCAGGACGTGCAGAACATGTACGAGATCGACACCTCGATGGCCGTGATCAAGAAGGCCACCGAGCTCACCGGTGTCGCCTACGGCCATGCGCACGCCTCGGACGTGTCGCTGCGTGTGGTCACCGACCATATGCGCACCGCCACCATGCTCATCGGTGACGGCGTCACCCCCGGCAACGAGGGCCGGGGCTATGTGCTGCGCCGCATCATGCGCCGCGCCATCCGCAACATGCGGCTGCTCGGAGCCACGGGGCCCGTCGTCAAGGACCTGATCAACACCGTGATCGGGATGATGGGGCAGCAGTACCCCGAACTCCTCACCGACCGCGAGCGCATCGAGAAGGTCGCCCTCGCCGAGGAGGCCGCCTTCCTCAAGACCCTGAAGGCCGGCACCAACATCCTCGACACCGCCGTGACCGACACCAAGGCCTCCGGCGGCACCGTCCTCGCCGGCGACAAGGCCTTCCTGCTCCACGACACCTGGGGCTTCCCGATCGACCTCACCCTGGAGATGGCCGCCGAGCAGGGCCTTTCCGTCGACGAGGACGGCTTCCGCCGGCTGATGAAGGAGCAGCGGGAGCGCGCCAAGGCCGACGCCCAGGCCAAGAAGACGGGCCACGCCGACCTCGGTGCCTACCGCGAGATCGCCGACGCCGCCGGGGAGACCGACTTCATCGGCTACACCGACACCGAGGGCGAGTCCACGATCGTCGGCATCCTCGTCGACGGACTCTCCTCGCCGGCCGCCACCGAGGGCGACGAGGTCGAGATCGTCCTGGACCGCACCCCGTTCTACGCCGAGGGCGGCGGCCAGATCGGCGACACCGGCCGTATCAAGGCGGACTCCGGTGCCGTGATCGAGATCCGCGACACCCAGAAGCCGGTCCCGGGCGTCTACGTCCACAAGGGCGTCGTCCAGGTCGGCGAGGTCACCCTGGGCGCCAAGGCCCACGCCACCATCGACTCGCTGCGCCGCAAGTCCATCGCCCGCGCCCACTCGGCCACCCATCTGACCCACCAGGCGCTGCGCGACGCCCTCGGCCCGACGGCCGCCCAGGCCGGTTCCGAGAACCAGCCCGGCCGCTTCCGCTTCGACTTCGGCTCCCCGTCCGCCGTGCCGACAGCTGTGATGACCGACGTCGAGCAGAAGATCAACGAGGTGCTCGCTCGGGACCTCGATGTGCAGGCCGAGGTCATGGGCATCGACGAGGCCAAGAAGCAGGGCGCCATCGCCGAGTTCGGCGAGAAGTACGGCGAGCGCGTGCGCGTCGTGACCATCGGCGACTTCTCCAAGGAGCTGTGCGGCGGCACCCATGTGCACAACACGGCCCAGCTGGGCCTGGTGAAGCTGCTCGGCGAGTCCTCGATCGGCTCCGGTGTGCGCCGTATCGAGGCCCTCGTCGGCGTCGACGCCTACAGCTTCCTCGCCCGTGAGCACACGGTCGTCAACCAGCTCACCGAGCTGCTCAAGGGCCGCCCGGAGGAACTGCCGGAGAAGGTCTCCGCCATGCTCGGCAAGCTCAAGGACGCCGAGAAGGAGATCGACAAGTTCCGCGCGGAGAAGGTGCTGCAGGCCGCCGCCGGGCTCGCCGAGTCCGCCAGGGACGTACGCGGTGTCGCCGTGGTCACCGGCCGGGTCCCCGACGGCACCACCCCCGACGACCTGCGCAAGCTGGTCCTGGACGTGCGCGGCCGCATCCAGGGCGGCCGGGCCGCCGTGGTCGCCCTGTTCACGGTCAACAACGGCAAGCCGCTCACGGTCATCGCCACCAACGAGGCCGCCCGCGAGCGCGGGCTCAAGGCCGGTGACCTGGTCCGCACCGCCGCCAAGACCCTCGGCGGCGGTGGCGGCGGCAAGCCGGACGTCGCCCAGGGCGGAGGCCAGAACCCGGCCGCCGTCCCGGAGGCCGTCGACGCCGTCGAGCGCCTGGTCGCCGACACCGCCAAGTAA
- a CDS encoding DUF948 domain-containing protein, with amino-acid sequence MRTVSGGEVAGILVAVFWAILVSFLAVALVRLAQTLKATTKLVADVTDQAVPLLADASSAVRSAQTQIDRVDAIASDVQEVTSNASALSTTVASTFGGPLVKVAAFGYGVRRALLGRRENVPDQDPRRTVIVGRTVPSVRRGRRSTREKRD; translated from the coding sequence GTGCGCACGGTGTCCGGTGGAGAGGTGGCCGGGATCCTCGTGGCCGTGTTCTGGGCGATCCTGGTCTCCTTCCTCGCCGTCGCACTGGTGAGGCTGGCCCAGACGCTCAAGGCGACCACCAAGCTGGTGGCGGACGTGACCGACCAGGCCGTTCCGCTGCTGGCCGACGCCTCCTCCGCGGTGCGCTCGGCGCAGACCCAGATCGACCGGGTCGACGCGATCGCATCGGACGTCCAGGAGGTCACCTCGAACGCGTCGGCGCTGTCGACGACCGTCGCGTCCACCTTCGGCGGCCCCCTGGTCAAGGTCGCGGCCTTCGGCTACGGCGTGCGCCGCGCGCTGCTGGGCCGCCGTGAGAATGTGCCCGACCAGGACCCCCGGCGTACCGTGATCGTGGGCCGCACCGTCCCGTCCGTGCGACGGGGCCGGCGGAGCACCCGGGAAAAGAGAGACTGA
- the rpsD gene encoding 30S ribosomal protein S4: MANQSRPKVKKSRALGIALTPKAVKYFEARPYPPGEHGRGRKQNSDYKVRLLEKQRLRAQYDVSERQLVRAYERAVKVQGKTGEALIVELERRLDALVLRSGIARTIYQARQMVTHGHIEVNGHKVDKPSYGVRPDDVVMVRERSRDKALFQVAREGGFAPDGETPRYLQVNLKALAFRLDREPNRKEVPVICDEQLVVEYYAR; the protein is encoded by the coding sequence ATGGCGAACCAGTCCCGCCCCAAGGTCAAGAAGTCGCGTGCCCTCGGTATCGCGCTGACCCCGAAGGCCGTCAAGTACTTCGAGGCCCGCCCCTACCCGCCGGGTGAGCACGGTCGTGGCCGCAAGCAGAACTCGGACTACAAGGTCCGTCTGCTGGAGAAGCAGCGTCTGCGTGCCCAGTACGACGTCTCCGAGCGTCAGCTGGTCCGTGCCTACGAGCGTGCCGTCAAGGTGCAGGGCAAGACCGGTGAGGCCCTGATCGTCGAGCTGGAGCGCCGTCTCGACGCGCTGGTCCTGCGTTCGGGCATCGCCCGCACGATCTACCAGGCCCGCCAGATGGTCACCCACGGCCACATCGAGGTCAACGGCCACAAGGTCGACAAGCCGTCGTACGGTGTCCGTCCCGACGACGTCGTGATGGTCCGTGAGCGCAGCCGCGACAAGGCGCTCTTCCAGGTCGCCCGCGAGGGTGGCTTCGCCCCCGACGGCGAGACCCCGCGCTACCTCCAGGTGAACCTCAAGGCCCTGGCGTTCCGCCTGGACCGCGAGCCGAACCGCAAGGAAGTTCCGGTGATCTGCGACGAGCAGCTCGTCGTCGAGTACTACGCCCGCTGA
- a CDS encoding replication-associated recombination protein A, with protein MEPDLFTAAAEDRQEKDPTGSPLAVRMRPRTLDEVVGQQHLLGPGSPLRRLVGESGSGPAGPSSVILWGPPGTGKTTLAYIVSKVTDKRFVELSAITAGVKEVRAVIDGARRAIGGFGKETVLFLDEIHRFSKAQQDSLLPAVENRWVTLIAATTENPYFSVISPLLSRSLLLTLEPLTDDDVRALLRRALTDERGLKGVVGLPEDTEAHLLRISGGDARRALTALEAAAGAALDKGEPEIALSTLEETVDRAAVKYDRDGDQHYDVASALIKSIRGSDVDAALHYLARMIEAGEDPRFIARRLMISASEDIGLADPHALPIAVAAAQAVAMIGFPEAALTLSHATIALALAPKSNAATTAIGAAMEDVRKGLAGQVPPHLRDGHYKGAAKLGHAQGYVYPHDLPEGIAAQQYAPDALRDRTYYTPTRHGGEARYADAVEWTRKHLGRKQS; from the coding sequence GTGGAGCCCGACCTGTTCACCGCCGCCGCCGAAGACCGCCAGGAGAAGGACCCGACAGGCAGCCCCCTGGCGGTCCGTATGCGTCCCCGCACCCTCGACGAAGTGGTGGGCCAGCAGCATCTGCTGGGGCCGGGGTCCCCACTGCGCAGACTGGTCGGCGAGAGCGGCTCGGGCCCCGCCGGCCCCTCCTCGGTGATCCTCTGGGGCCCGCCCGGCACGGGCAAGACGACCCTCGCGTACATCGTCTCCAAGGTCACCGACAAGCGCTTCGTCGAACTGTCGGCGATCACCGCGGGCGTCAAGGAGGTCCGCGCGGTCATCGACGGCGCCCGCCGCGCCATCGGCGGCTTCGGCAAGGAGACCGTCCTCTTCCTGGACGAGATCCACCGCTTCAGCAAGGCCCAGCAGGACTCCCTGCTCCCCGCCGTCGAGAACCGCTGGGTGACCCTGATCGCGGCGACCACGGAGAACCCGTACTTCTCGGTGATCTCCCCGCTGCTGTCCCGCTCGCTGCTGCTCACCCTCGAACCGCTCACCGACGACGATGTGCGCGCTCTGCTCCGCCGGGCCCTGACCGACGAACGCGGTCTGAAGGGCGTCGTCGGGCTCCCCGAGGACACCGAGGCCCATCTGCTGCGGATCTCCGGCGGCGACGCCCGCCGCGCCCTGACCGCGCTGGAGGCCGCCGCCGGGGCCGCGCTCGACAAGGGCGAGCCGGAGATCGCCCTGAGCACCCTGGAGGAGACCGTCGACCGGGCCGCGGTGAAGTACGACCGCGACGGCGACCAGCACTACGACGTGGCGAGCGCGCTGATCAAGTCCATCCGAGGCTCGGACGTCGACGCGGCGCTGCACTATCTGGCCCGGATGATCGAGGCCGGCGAGGACCCCCGCTTCATCGCCCGCCGTCTGATGATCTCCGCCAGCGAGGACATCGGCCTCGCCGATCCCCACGCCCTGCCGATCGCGGTCGCCGCCGCCCAGGCCGTCGCGATGATCGGCTTCCCGGAGGCCGCGCTCACCCTCAGCCACGCCACCATCGCCCTGGCCCTGGCCCCCAAGTCCAATGCGGCGACCACGGCGATCGGCGCGGCCATGGAGGACGTCCGCAAGGGACTGGCCGGCCAGGTGCCCCCGCATCTGCGCGACGGCCACTACAAGGGCGCGGCCAAGCTCGGCCATGCGCAGGGCTATGTGTATCCGCACGATCTGCCCGAGGGCATCGCCGCCCAGCAGTACGCCCCGGACGCGCTCAGGGACCGCACCTACTACACCCCGACCCGGCACGGCGGTGAGGCGCGGTACGCGGACGCCGTCGAGTGGACCCGTAAGCACCTCGGCCGGAAGCAGTCCTAG
- a CDS encoding vitamin K epoxide reductase family protein: MTKTTVQDVSAGSTEPERLDAPRTVGGSRVFALLLVITGAAGVLASWVITLDKFKILEGKVSGKTVVPNCNINPVVSCGSVMESKQAAVFGFPNPMLGLVCYGIVICVGMSLLAHARFPRWYWLTFNFGTLFGVGFVTWLMTQSLYEINALCLWCCLAWVATITMFWHLTSFNIRNGFLPAPNGVKNFLGEFTWVLPVTHVGIIAMLILTRWGSQLWA; this comes from the coding sequence ATGACCAAGACGACAGTGCAGGACGTCTCCGCCGGGTCGACCGAACCGGAACGCCTCGACGCGCCCCGGACGGTGGGCGGCAGCCGTGTGTTCGCGCTGCTGCTGGTGATCACCGGCGCCGCCGGTGTGCTCGCCTCCTGGGTCATCACCCTCGACAAGTTCAAGATCCTCGAGGGCAAGGTGAGCGGCAAGACGGTCGTCCCCAACTGCAACATCAACCCCGTCGTGTCCTGCGGCAGCGTCATGGAGAGCAAGCAGGCCGCGGTCTTCGGGTTCCCCAACCCGATGCTGGGTCTGGTCTGCTACGGCATCGTGATCTGCGTCGGCATGAGCCTGCTCGCCCACGCCCGCTTCCCCCGCTGGTACTGGCTGACCTTCAACTTCGGCACGCTCTTCGGGGTCGGCTTCGTCACCTGGCTGATGACCCAGTCGCTGTACGAGATCAACGCGCTGTGCCTGTGGTGCTGCCTGGCCTGGGTCGCCACCATCACCATGTTCTGGCACCTCACCTCCTTCAACATCCGCAACGGCTTCCTGCCCGCCCCGAACGGGGTGAAGAACTTCCTCGGCGAGTTCACCTGGGTGCTGCCGGTCACCCATGTCGGCATCATCGCCATGCTGATCCTGACCCGCTGGGGCAGCCAGCTCTGGGCCTGA
- the hisS gene encoding histidine--tRNA ligase, with translation MSTFKAPKGTYDLIPPESATYLAVREAIAAPLRNSGYGYIETPGFENVELFARGVGESTDIVTKEMYVFETKGGDRLALRPETTAPVLRAVLEANLHKTGNLPVKVWYSGSQYRYERPQKGRYRHFSQVGAEAIGAEDPYLDAELIILADQAYRSLGLRDFRILLNSLGDRECRPVYRAALQDFLRVLDLDEDTRRRIDINPLRVLDDKRESVQKQLTGAPLLRDYLCDDCKAYHKEVRELITAAGVSFEDDPKLVRGLDYYTRTTFEFVHDGLGSQSAVGGGGRYDGLSEMIGGPALPSVGWALGVDRTVLALKAEGVELPIPASTSVFAVALGEEARRLLFAKVTELRRLGVAADFSFGAKGLKGAMKNANRSGARYTLVAGERDLAEGVVQLKDMETGEQTAVGVNEIVAELETRLG, from the coding sequence GTGAGCACCTTCAAGGCCCCCAAGGGCACCTACGACCTGATCCCCCCGGAGTCCGCCACCTATCTCGCGGTGCGTGAGGCGATCGCCGCCCCGCTGCGCAACTCCGGCTACGGCTACATCGAGACGCCCGGCTTCGAGAACGTCGAGCTGTTCGCGCGCGGGGTGGGCGAGTCCACCGACATCGTGACCAAGGAGATGTACGTCTTCGAGACCAAGGGCGGCGACCGGCTCGCCCTGCGTCCGGAGACGACGGCACCCGTGCTGCGCGCGGTGCTGGAGGCCAATCTGCACAAGACCGGAAACCTGCCGGTGAAGGTCTGGTACTCCGGTTCGCAGTACCGCTACGAGCGTCCGCAGAAGGGCCGCTACCGGCACTTCTCGCAGGTGGGTGCCGAGGCGATCGGCGCCGAGGACCCGTATCTGGACGCCGAGTTGATCATCCTGGCGGACCAGGCGTACCGCTCGCTCGGCCTGCGCGACTTCCGCATCCTGCTGAACAGCCTCGGCGACCGGGAGTGCCGGCCGGTCTACCGTGCCGCCCTCCAGGACTTCCTGCGGGTCCTGGACCTGGACGAGGACACCCGGCGCCGTATCGACATCAACCCGCTGCGGGTGCTGGACGACAAGCGGGAGTCGGTGCAGAAGCAGCTGACCGGCGCCCCGCTGCTGCGGGACTACCTGTGCGACGACTGCAAGGCGTACCACAAGGAGGTCCGCGAGCTGATCACGGCGGCGGGCGTCTCCTTCGAGGACGACCCCAAGCTGGTGCGCGGACTGGACTACTACACGCGCACCACCTTCGAGTTCGTGCACGACGGTCTGGGCTCCCAGTCCGCGGTGGGCGGCGGCGGCCGCTACGACGGACTGTCGGAGATGATCGGCGGACCCGCGCTGCCGTCCGTGGGCTGGGCCCTGGGCGTGGACCGCACCGTGCTGGCCCTGAAGGCGGAGGGCGTCGAACTTCCGATCCCCGCGTCCACCAGCGTGTTCGCGGTCGCCCTGGGCGAGGAGGCCCGCAGGCTGCTGTTCGCCAAGGTCACGGAGCTGCGCCGGCTGGGCGTCGCGGCGGACTTCTCCTTCGGGGCCAAGGGCCTCAAGGGCGCGATGAAGAACGCCAACCGCAGCGGCGCCCGCTACACCCTGGTGGCCGGCGAGCGGGACCTCGCGGAGGGCGTGGTCCAGCTGAAGGACATGGAGACCGGCGAGCAGACCGCGGTCGGCGTGAACGAGATCGTGGCGGAACTGGAGACCAGACTCGGCTGA
- a CDS encoding MBL fold metallo-hydrolase, whose product MLIAGFPAGAWGTNCYLVAPAAGEECVIIDPGHQAAQGVEDALRKHRLKPVAVVLTHGHIDHVASVVPVCGAHDVPAWIHPEDRYMMSDPEKALGRSIGMPLIGELTVGEPDDVEELTDGTRLELAGLELSVAHAPGHTKGSVTFRLPEADDIPSVLFSGDLLFAGSIGRTDLPGGDMAEMLDSLARVCLPLDDSTVVLSGHGPQTTIGRERATNPHLRQVAAGQGAESAPRRGM is encoded by the coding sequence GTGCTCATTGCCGGGTTCCCCGCCGGGGCCTGGGGCACCAATTGTTATCTGGTCGCCCCCGCCGCCGGAGAGGAGTGCGTGATCATCGACCCGGGCCATCAGGCCGCCCAGGGAGTCGAGGACGCGCTCAGGAAGCACCGGCTCAAGCCCGTTGCGGTGGTCCTCACCCATGGCCATATCGACCATGTGGCCTCGGTCGTCCCGGTGTGCGGCGCACACGATGTGCCCGCCTGGATCCACCCCGAGGACCGCTACATGATGAGCGACCCGGAGAAGGCGCTCGGGCGGTCCATAGGAATGCCGCTGATCGGCGAGCTGACCGTGGGCGAGCCGGACGACGTCGAGGAGCTGACCGACGGTACGAGGCTGGAGCTGGCGGGTCTGGAGCTGTCCGTCGCCCATGCGCCGGGCCATACCAAGGGGTCGGTGACCTTCCGGCTGCCCGAGGCCGACGACATCCCGTCGGTCCTCTTCTCGGGCGACCTGCTGTTCGCCGGCTCCATCGGACGCACCGACCTGCCCGGCGGTGACATGGCCGAGATGCTCGACTCGCTGGCCCGTGTGTGCCTGCCACTCGACGACTCGACCGTGGTGCTGTCCGGCCACGGGCCCCAGACGACCATCGGCCGTGAGCGTGCCACCAACCCCCATCTGCGGCAGGTGGCCGCCGGCCAGGGAGCCGAGAGCGCTCCCCGACGAGGAATGTGA
- a CDS encoding peptidylprolyl isomerase — translation MVTQDQRRRQLAREKFLRQQQRRTEARNKARVRNSVIASVLGVVLVGSLALYTTGVLKDDDTKTNAAAEVTPSAAPTSKAPDPCAKPAEGKVKSQSWKKEPATTIDTSAAYTMKLATTCGDIGIAMKTSAAPHTVNSFDFLAGKGYFDHTHCHRLTTNGIYVLQCGDPEGSGSGGPGYTIPDENLKDKSLKDNTYPAGTVAMANTGQPHTGGSQFFLVYEDSPLPPSYTPFGTVDAAGMKVLKKIAAAGENTGQGDGAPNATVVIDKATVTKS, via the coding sequence GTGGTCACCCAGGATCAGCGGCGGCGACAGCTCGCCCGGGAGAAGTTCTTGCGGCAGCAGCAGCGGCGTACGGAGGCGCGAAACAAGGCGCGGGTGCGCAACTCCGTGATCGCGTCCGTCCTCGGCGTGGTCCTCGTGGGCAGCCTGGCGCTGTACACCACAGGGGTCCTCAAGGACGACGACACCAAGACGAACGCCGCCGCGGAGGTGACTCCGAGCGCCGCGCCGACCAGCAAGGCGCCGGACCCGTGCGCGAAGCCCGCCGAGGGCAAGGTCAAGTCGCAGAGCTGGAAGAAGGAGCCGGCGACGACCATCGACACCTCCGCGGCGTACACGATGAAGCTCGCGACCACCTGCGGTGACATCGGCATCGCGATGAAGACGTCGGCGGCCCCGCACACCGTGAACTCGTTCGACTTCCTTGCCGGCAAGGGGTACTTCGACCACACGCACTGCCACCGGCTCACCACCAACGGCATCTATGTGCTGCAGTGCGGCGACCCGGAGGGCTCCGGCAGCGGCGGGCCCGGCTACACGATCCCGGACGAGAATCTGAAGGACAAGAGCCTCAAGGACAACACCTATCCGGCGGGCACGGTCGCCATGGCGAACACCGGTCAGCCGCACACCGGCGGCAGCCAGTTCTTCCTGGTGTACGAGGACAGCCCGCTGCCGCCCAGCTACACGCCGTTCGGAACCGTGGACGCGGCCGGCATGAAGGTGCTGAAGAAAATCGCGGCCGCCGGAGAGAACACGGGTCAGGGCGACGGAGCACCGAACGCCACGGTCGTGATCGACAAGGCGACCGTGACGAAATCCTGA
- a CDS encoding DUF349 domain-containing protein — MSSDPWGRVDETGTVYVRTADGEQVVGSWQAGSPDEALAYFERKYEGLVVEIGLLERRVRTTDLSAKDAQAAIDHLREQVDAHHAVGDLAALRTRLDKLVASVENRREERKAQRAKQSDEARHSKEALVVEAEQLAQSEQWRAAGERLRALVDTWKGLPRLDRKSDDELWHRFSHARSAFSKRRKAHFAQLDSQREDARKAKERLVGEAEALSGSTDWGPTAARYRDLMAEWKAAGRAQREHEDDLWNRFRGAQDVFFAARSSVFAERDAEQAENLKLKEELAEEAERLLPITDLKAARAAFRSINERWEAIGHVPRDARPKVEGRMHSVDRAIQDAEDTEWRRTNPEALARAEGLTGQLRAAVDKLRGQIEQARAAGNNAKADKLERELEGRQALLDQALKGLQEFGG; from the coding sequence GTGAGCAGCGACCCGTGGGGCCGCGTCGACGAGACGGGGACCGTGTACGTGCGTACGGCCGACGGCGAGCAGGTCGTCGGTTCCTGGCAGGCCGGCTCCCCCGATGAGGCGCTGGCCTACTTCGAGCGCAAGTACGAGGGCTTGGTTGTCGAGATCGGCCTCCTCGAGCGGCGCGTGCGGACCACCGATCTGTCGGCGAAGGACGCCCAGGCGGCCATCGACCACCTTCGGGAGCAGGTCGATGCGCACCACGCGGTCGGTGACCTGGCCGCGTTGCGGACCCGCCTGGACAAGCTCGTGGCATCCGTCGAGAATCGCCGCGAGGAGCGCAAGGCGCAGCGCGCCAAGCAGTCCGACGAGGCACGGCACTCCAAGGAGGCGCTGGTCGTCGAGGCGGAGCAGCTGGCGCAGTCCGAGCAGTGGCGGGCGGCCGGCGAGCGGCTGCGGGCGCTGGTGGACACCTGGAAGGGGCTGCCGCGACTGGACCGCAAGTCGGACGACGAGTTGTGGCACCGCTTCTCGCACGCCCGCTCGGCGTTCTCCAAGCGTCGCAAGGCGCACTTCGCACAGCTGGACTCGCAGCGCGAGGACGCCCGCAAGGCGAAGGAGCGGCTGGTCGGCGAGGCCGAGGCCCTGTCCGGCTCGACGGACTGGGGTCCCACGGCGGCACGCTACCGCGATCTGATGGCCGAGTGGAAGGCGGCGGGCCGCGCCCAGCGCGAGCACGAGGACGATCTGTGGAACCGTTTCCGCGGCGCCCAGGACGTCTTCTTCGCCGCCCGTAGCTCGGTCTTCGCGGAGCGGGACGCCGAGCAGGCGGAGAACCTCAAGCTCAAGGAGGAGCTGGCCGAGGAGGCCGAGAGGCTGCTGCCGATCACGGATCTGAAGGCCGCCCGTGCCGCCTTCCGCTCGATCAACGAGCGCTGGGAGGCCATCGGTCATGTGCCGCGCGACGCGCGGCCGAAGGTCGAGGGCCGGATGCACTCCGTGGACCGGGCCATCCAGGACGCCGAGGACACCGAGTGGCGCCGGACGAACCCGGAGGCGCTGGCGCGCGCCGAGGGTCTCACCGGTCAGCTGCGGGCGGCCGTGGACAAGCTGAGGGGCCAGATCGAGCAGGCTCGGGCCGCCGGCAACAACGCCAAGGCCGACAAGCTGGAGAGGGAGCTCGAGGGCCGCCAGGCGCTGCTGGACCAGGCTCTGAAGGGTCTCCAGGAGTTCGGCGGCTGA